The following proteins come from a genomic window of Crassostrea angulata isolate pt1a10 chromosome 1, ASM2561291v2, whole genome shotgun sequence:
- the LOC128189318 gene encoding uncharacterized protein C8orf34-like isoform X2, which yields MNSKTLQSLTDANASLKVMASPQKMQQYMDRHRIGPLFENLMNKVLHDQPDDPLIYLIKALHKKAGLEMPRELRPSGVRRGSPERMVRSKSPEMSKKPSQTWGSSTMDVERSYDKPWLSSSKKVKAKSEDFSASKQGRKQPKQPWNVDTKVGKTSFDDLFDEHPEETKVVTKKKEGTTDARQTWGSMGLGEDGEVFTSGAYRGPRTHLSDDDPLAGELMNSKTDDTEETEDTNVVSSGHVRGRRVDAKKHRKELEKLIKASDQKSGDSGYDDGLEEEDDAIELLEDANDLLNEGVTKVPKSGYKLSRLLQQRQEDANIKLNIKIADTYGGDVNYKSSKVDDLFESDEERPATGMSGFRSSPGDSDEEFESVSQVTGPRRPVWNVGEDSDGDIFYPRNSKTSPDLPLSRKSVSISERRNLNQTAPERFEPSPLQSLDSVHGRGVPSKTWNPTAQSMQSVESVRSTSGGWQIPRYDSETEFSEFGDQSARNRPPRAY from the exons ATGAATTCCAAAACATTGCAGAGCTTGACAGATGCAAATGCATCATTAAAAGTCATGGCAAGTCCCCAGAAAATGCAACAATATATGGACCGACACAGAATCGGTCCACTCTTTGAG AACCTAATGAACAAAGTACTCCATGATCAGCCTGACGATCCCCTCATATACTTGATCAAGGCTTTGCATAAAAAGGCCGGATTGGAGATGCCAAGAGAATTGAGGCCTTCTGGAGTCAGAAGAGGCTCTCCAGAAAGGATGG TAAGAAGTAAAAGTCCTGAGATGAGCAAAAAACCATCACAGACATGGGGATCTTCTACCATGG ATGTGGAACGATCCTATGACAAGCCTTGGCTTTCAAGCAGCAAGAAAGTGAAAGCAAAATCGGAAGATTTTTCTGCCTCAAAACAag GTAGGAAGCAACCCAAGCAGCCATGGAACGTGGACACAAAGGTCGGAAAGACCAGCTTTGATGATTTATTCGATGAGCATCCAGAGGAGACAAAAGTTGTTACCAAGAAAAAGGAAGGAACGACAGATGCCAGACAGACCTGGGGATCCATGGGGCTAGGG GAAGATGGAGAGGTGTTCACTAGTGGTGCATACAGAGGCCCCAGGACTCACCTGTCCGATGACGATCCTCTAGCCGGGGAGCTGATGAACAGCAAGACTGACGACACTGAGGAAACAGAGGACACAAATGTTGTCAG TTCTGGTCATGTGAGAGGCAGGAGAGTGGATGCCAAGAAACACAGGAAAGAGTTGGAGAAACTGATCAAAGCGTCGGACCAGAAGTCCGGGGATTCTGGGTACGACGACGGACTAGAGGAAGAGGACGATGCTATAGAGCTGCTGG AGGATGCAAATGATCTGTTAAATGAAGGTGTGACCAAAGTTCCCAAGTCTGGATACAAACTCAGCAGA CTTCTACAGCAAAGACAAGAGGACGCAAATATCAAACTTAATATCAA GATTGCCGATACTTACGGGG GAGATGTTAACTACAAATCCTCAAAGGTAGACGATCTGTTTGAATCAGACGAGGAAAGACCTGCAACTG GTATGTCTGGGTTCCGATCGTCCCCTGGGGACAGCGATGAAGAATTTGAAAGTGTGTCACAAGTCACAGGGCCG agaAGACCAGTGTGGAATGTTGGGGAAGATTCTGATG GTGATATTTTCTATCCTCGAAACTCTAAAACATCACCAGACCTCCCTTTATCCAGGAAAAGTGTCTCAATATCCGAAAG AAGAAACTTGAACCAAACTGCCCCAGAGAGATTTGAACCCTCCCCTCTTCAGTCCTTGGACAGTGTTCATGGTAGAGGTGTACCGAGCAAAACGTGGAACCCGACCGCCCAAAGCATGCAGTCTGTG GAGTCAGTACGGTCTACCAGTGGAGGGTGGCAAATTCCACGCTACGACTCAGAAACAGAATTCTCAGAATTTGGAG ATCAATCTGCCAGGAATCGTCCACCAAGAGCATACTAG
- the LOC128189318 gene encoding uncharacterized protein C8orf34-like isoform X1, whose product MNSKTLQSLTDANASLKVMASPQKMQQYMDRHRIGPLFENLMNKVLHDQPDDPLIYLIKALHKKAGLEMPRELRPSGVRRGSPERMVRSKSPEMSKKPSQTWGSSTMDVERSYDKPWLSSSKKVKAKSEDFSASKQGRKQPKQPWNVDTKVGKTSFDDLFDEHPEETKVVTKKKEGTTDARQTWGSMGLGEDGEVFTSGAYRGPRTHLSDDDPLAGELMNSKTDDTEETEDTNVVSSGHVRGRRVDAKKHRKELEKLIKASDQKSGDSGYDDGLEEEDDAIELLEDANDLLNEGVTKVPKSGYKLSRLLQQRQEDANIKLNINLYAGAEPAESYVGDVNYKSSKVDDLFESDEERPATGMSGFRSSPGDSDEEFESVSQVTGPRRPVWNVGEDSDGDIFYPRNSKTSPDLPLSRKSVSISERRNLNQTAPERFEPSPLQSLDSVHGRGVPSKTWNPTAQSMQSVESVRSTSGGWQIPRYDSETEFSEFGDQSARNRPPRAY is encoded by the exons ATGAATTCCAAAACATTGCAGAGCTTGACAGATGCAAATGCATCATTAAAAGTCATGGCAAGTCCCCAGAAAATGCAACAATATATGGACCGACACAGAATCGGTCCACTCTTTGAG AACCTAATGAACAAAGTACTCCATGATCAGCCTGACGATCCCCTCATATACTTGATCAAGGCTTTGCATAAAAAGGCCGGATTGGAGATGCCAAGAGAATTGAGGCCTTCTGGAGTCAGAAGAGGCTCTCCAGAAAGGATGG TAAGAAGTAAAAGTCCTGAGATGAGCAAAAAACCATCACAGACATGGGGATCTTCTACCATGG ATGTGGAACGATCCTATGACAAGCCTTGGCTTTCAAGCAGCAAGAAAGTGAAAGCAAAATCGGAAGATTTTTCTGCCTCAAAACAag GTAGGAAGCAACCCAAGCAGCCATGGAACGTGGACACAAAGGTCGGAAAGACCAGCTTTGATGATTTATTCGATGAGCATCCAGAGGAGACAAAAGTTGTTACCAAGAAAAAGGAAGGAACGACAGATGCCAGACAGACCTGGGGATCCATGGGGCTAGGG GAAGATGGAGAGGTGTTCACTAGTGGTGCATACAGAGGCCCCAGGACTCACCTGTCCGATGACGATCCTCTAGCCGGGGAGCTGATGAACAGCAAGACTGACGACACTGAGGAAACAGAGGACACAAATGTTGTCAG TTCTGGTCATGTGAGAGGCAGGAGAGTGGATGCCAAGAAACACAGGAAAGAGTTGGAGAAACTGATCAAAGCGTCGGACCAGAAGTCCGGGGATTCTGGGTACGACGACGGACTAGAGGAAGAGGACGATGCTATAGAGCTGCTGG AGGATGCAAATGATCTGTTAAATGAAGGTGTGACCAAAGTTCCCAAGTCTGGATACAAACTCAGCAGA CTTCTACAGCAAAGACAAGAGGACGCAAATATCAAACTTAATATCAA TCTTTATGCAGGTGCAGAGCCGGCAGAGAGTTACGTAG GAGATGTTAACTACAAATCCTCAAAGGTAGACGATCTGTTTGAATCAGACGAGGAAAGACCTGCAACTG GTATGTCTGGGTTCCGATCGTCCCCTGGGGACAGCGATGAAGAATTTGAAAGTGTGTCACAAGTCACAGGGCCG agaAGACCAGTGTGGAATGTTGGGGAAGATTCTGATG GTGATATTTTCTATCCTCGAAACTCTAAAACATCACCAGACCTCCCTTTATCCAGGAAAAGTGTCTCAATATCCGAAAG AAGAAACTTGAACCAAACTGCCCCAGAGAGATTTGAACCCTCCCCTCTTCAGTCCTTGGACAGTGTTCATGGTAGAGGTGTACCGAGCAAAACGTGGAACCCGACCGCCCAAAGCATGCAGTCTGTG GAGTCAGTACGGTCTACCAGTGGAGGGTGGCAAATTCCACGCTACGACTCAGAAACAGAATTCTCAGAATTTGGAG ATCAATCTGCCAGGAATCGTCCACCAAGAGCATACTAG
- the LOC128189342 gene encoding biogenesis of lysosome-related organelles complex 1 subunit 5-like: MDQQLFRDLNEIHARLFDHRPILQGHINYFVREFEEKRNDHEIERLKKLNEDIRDMKDELLPQSTKGMDLFLANLTAKLKVATEVCNKVENKENSMDTEFLEKERVQRKDEWIEFLGQQAKTCEEIDEEFTEQAGILARHYAELEKNLKTVNSSVP, translated from the exons ATGGACCAACAGCTTTTCAGGG atttgAATGAAATTCATGCCAGATTATTTGATCATCGACCAATTTTACAGGGCCATATAAACTACTTTGTGAGAGAATTTGAG GAAAAACGAAATGATCATGAAATAGAAAGACTGAAGAAATTAAATGAAGACATCAGGGATATGAAAGATGAACTTTTACCACAATCAACAAAAGGAATGGACCTTTTTCTGGCAAATCTTACTGCCAAAT tgaAAGTAGCAACAGAAGTGTGTAATAAAGTTGAGAACAAAGAGAACAGTATGGAT ACGGAGTTTTTGGAAAAGGAACGCGTCCAGAGGAAAGATGAATGGATAGAGTTCTTGGGACAGCAGGCAAAAACGTGTGAAGAAATTGACGAGGAATTTACTGAGCAAGCAGGAATTCTGGCTAGACATTATGCTGAACttgagaaaaatttaaaaacagttaaCAGCTCAGTGCCATAA